One region of Niallia sp. Man26 genomic DNA includes:
- a CDS encoding L,D-transpeptidase family protein: protein MNHIVKPGETLTQISKDYRIPLASILTANPTIQPNSIFPGQIIIIPGLPSPESIPYRIDVSIGNKILRLFRGGVLQKQYPIAVGRMLFSTPVGNFVIINKAPNPGGPFGTMWMSLSKEHYGIHGTNDPSSIGKAVSRGCIRMQNKDVEELASIAPIGTAVAIHP, encoded by the coding sequence ATGAACCATATTGTTAAGCCCGGGGAGACTTTAACCCAAATCTCAAAAGACTATCGCATTCCATTAGCCAGTATATTAACAGCAAACCCAACAATCCAGCCAAACAGCATCTTCCCCGGACAAATAATCATCATACCCGGCTTACCGTCCCCTGAGAGTATTCCTTATCGAATAGATGTTTCGATAGGTAATAAAATATTGCGCTTGTTTAGAGGCGGTGTTTTGCAAAAGCAGTATCCGATTGCAGTAGGCAGAATGCTGTTTAGCACACCTGTAGGCAATTTTGTTATCATCAATAAAGCGCCGAATCCTGGAGGTCCATTCGGTACAATGTGGATGAGTCTTTCTAAAGAGCATTATGGTATCCATGGTACAAATGATCCTAGCTCCATTGGCAAAGCTGTATCAAGAGGATGTATTAGAATGCAAAACAAGGATGTGGAGGAATTAGCAAGCATTGCTCCTATTGGCACAGCTGTAGCCATTCATCCATAA